The proteins below are encoded in one region of Clostridium estertheticum:
- a CDS encoding MATE family efflux transporter: MITDMTKGNIPKHLVGFAIPLILGNLFQLSYNAADSIIVGRYVGTNALAAVGTANPIMNIAMFFIIGICMGASVLMSEYFGQGDKKKLKREISTTFIAGFIFTVIIIISCIILTRPILLMINTPIEILGDATSYLRIIFCGLVFTFLYNVYAATLRSMGDSKTPLLFLIISSVLNVVMDIIFVVYLHMGVNGAAIATVTAEVIASVLCISYAYRKFPILRFSRKELIIDRALLKITINYSWVTAMQQTCLYVGKVFVQGAVNPLGVESIATFNAVNRVDDFAFAPEQSISNGMTTFLAQNRGAKKDERIKQGFWYGMKIESLYWLLLLVVIYFGAPHIMNLFVPEKNSKVVELGVTYLEMMAFFYLLPSWTNGIQGYFRGMGDLKVTLRSTFIQMVGRVSFTYLLAPKYGIVGVALACLAGWIIMLAYEVPLCIKHRKNYRC; the protein is encoded by the coding sequence TTGATAACAGATATGACGAAAGGAAATATACCAAAACATTTAGTTGGGTTTGCAATACCTTTAATACTTGGAAACCTTTTTCAACTTAGTTATAATGCAGCAGACTCTATTATAGTGGGTCGTTATGTTGGCACAAATGCATTAGCGGCAGTCGGTACGGCTAATCCTATTATGAACATTGCAATGTTTTTTATTATAGGAATTTGTATGGGAGCTTCTGTTTTAATGAGTGAATATTTTGGACAAGGCGATAAAAAAAAGCTTAAACGTGAAATATCTACAACTTTTATAGCTGGTTTTATTTTTACAGTAATTATTATAATTAGTTGCATTATTTTGACTAGGCCAATTCTCCTAATGATAAATACTCCAATTGAAATATTAGGAGATGCAACAAGTTACTTAAGAATAATATTTTGTGGATTAGTATTTACCTTCTTATACAATGTTTATGCGGCAACGCTTCGTAGTATGGGAGATTCAAAAACACCATTATTATTTTTAATAATATCTTCAGTTTTAAATGTAGTTATGGATATTATTTTTGTAGTGTATTTGCATATGGGGGTTAATGGAGCAGCAATAGCGACGGTTACTGCAGAAGTGATTGCGAGTGTTCTTTGTATTTCATATGCTTATAGAAAATTCCCAATACTTAGATTTTCAAGAAAAGAACTTATTATAGATAGAGCTTTACTTAAAATTACAATTAACTATAGTTGGGTTACAGCTATGCAACAGACATGCCTTTATGTTGGAAAAGTATTTGTTCAAGGAGCAGTTAATCCTCTAGGCGTAGAATCTATTGCTACATTTAATGCGGTAAACCGTGTAGATGATTTTGCTTTTGCACCAGAACAAAGCATTAGTAACGGAATGACTACCTTTCTCGCTCAGAATAGAGGAGCTAAAAAAGATGAACGTATAAAGCAAGGTTTCTGGTATGGAATGAAGATTGAGTCTTTATATTGGCTTTTGCTTCTAGTGGTAATATACTTTGGAGCTCCACATATAATGAATTTATTTGTTCCAGAGAAGAACTCGAAAGTAGTAGAACTAGGAGTAACGTATCTTGAAATGATGGCATTTTTCTATTTGCTTCCAAGTTGGACAAACGGAATACAAGGATATTTCAGGGGGATGGGTGATTTAAAAGTTACATTAAGGTCAACATTTATACAAATGGTTGGAAGAGTATCATTTACATATTTATTGGCTCCTAAATATGGTATTGTAGGGGTTGCCCTAGCCTGCCTTGCTGGATGGATTATTATGCTCGCATATGAAGTTCCGCTTTGCATTAAACACAGGAAAAACTATAGATGCTAA
- a CDS encoding SseB family protein: MIKVNKPVTNPELVDSMDKFISEKSAVNELNLIEKINKSHLMTPVIISGEVEKGVIPEGTTVSFKTITNTENESYIVTFTDNDELCKWSKDKQETLAYTYDDLNGIVLENINTVKGFVINPYNQIFIITPELMLYFSQRKAEIATKKDSF; this comes from the coding sequence ATGATAAAAGTAAATAAGCCAGTAACTAATCCAGAATTAGTTGATAGTATGGATAAATTTATAAGCGAGAAAAGTGCGGTGAATGAACTTAATCTTATCGAGAAAATAAATAAATCACATTTAATGACACCTGTAATAATAAGTGGCGAGGTAGAAAAGGGGGTAATTCCAGAAGGAACAACGGTTAGTTTTAAAACTATAACTAATACAGAAAATGAATCTTATATAGTTACATTTACAGATAATGATGAATTATGTAAATGGTCAAAGGATAAGCAGGAAACGCTAGCATATACATATGATGATTTAAATGGAATTGTTTTAGAAAATATAAATACGGTAAAGGGATTTGTTATAAATCCATATAATCAAATATTTATTATTACACCTGAGTTAATGTTGTACTTTTCTCAAAGAAAAGCTGAGATAGCCACAAAAAAAGACTCTTTTTAA
- a CDS encoding dicarboxylate/amino acid:cation symporter — protein MKKLFKSYKSTIILLGSVILGGIIGIVMGPKSSVLEPFGKLFINLMFMILVPLVFFSVSSAMANISGMKRLGKIMGSIVLVFLSTALIAAIIGTIATLIMKPTSGLHIDMFKSIMKSAVGTQTIEKVSFLDQLVNTFTVSDFVDLLSRKNMLQLVVFSIIFGISVSLSGEKAKSLARLLEAGSITMMNVVKIIMYYAPIGLGCYFASMVGQLGGQILNGYLKIFVLYLIISVIYYFGFFSLYAFVAAGKNGVRIFWENAVTPSVTALATCSSAVCIPANLETVKKIGVPYDIAETVIPLGANMHKDGSVFGGVMKITLLMGLFGKDMTSVSSILGIIGVSLLVGAVMGAIPSGGMIGEMLILSVYGLPPEVLPIIAVVSVIIDAPATLLNSTGNTVCSMLVTRLVEGKNWLKQDKKIASETSI, from the coding sequence ATGAAGAAGTTATTCAAAAGCTATAAATCAACAATTATTCTTTTAGGGTCAGTTATACTTGGAGGGATTATAGGGATCGTAATGGGCCCAAAATCTTCTGTATTAGAACCTTTTGGAAAATTATTTATAAATCTAATGTTTATGATTTTGGTCCCATTAGTATTTTTTAGTGTTTCCTCTGCTATGGCAAATATTAGTGGAATGAAAAGACTAGGTAAAATTATGGGAAGTATAGTGTTAGTATTTTTATCTACAGCACTTATTGCGGCGATTATTGGAACCATAGCTACACTTATTATGAAGCCAACGAGTGGTCTTCATATAGATATGTTTAAAAGTATAATGAAGAGTGCTGTGGGAACTCAAACTATTGAAAAAGTTTCATTTTTAGATCAACTTGTGAATACATTTACTGTTTCAGATTTTGTTGATTTACTCTCAAGAAAGAATATGTTACAACTTGTTGTATTTTCAATTATTTTTGGAATTTCAGTTTCTCTTTCTGGAGAAAAAGCAAAATCGCTTGCGAGGTTACTTGAGGCCGGTTCGATTACAATGATGAACGTTGTTAAAATCATAATGTATTATGCACCTATTGGTTTAGGGTGTTATTTTGCTTCGATGGTAGGCCAACTTGGCGGTCAAATTCTAAATGGATATTTAAAAATATTTGTATTATATTTAATCATTTCTGTAATTTATTATTTTGGATTTTTTAGTCTGTATGCTTTTGTTGCAGCTGGTAAAAATGGTGTAAGAATATTTTGGGAAAATGCTGTTACACCTTCAGTCACAGCGTTAGCAACTTGCTCTAGTGCGGTTTGTATACCAGCTAACTTAGAAACTGTAAAAAAAATTGGTGTGCCGTATGATATTGCAGAGACCGTAATTCCACTTGGTGCAAACATGCATAAGGATGGGTCTGTATTTGGTGGTGTTATGAAAATCACACTTTTAATGGGGTTATTTGGTAAGGATATGACTAGTGTTAGCTCGATACTTGGTATTATAGGTGTTTCACTTCTAGTAGGGGCGGTTATGGGTGCTATTCCTAGTGGTGGAATGATTGGTGAAATGCTAATATTAAGTGTATATGGTTTACCCCCAGAAGTGCTTCCAATTATTGCAGTTGTTAGCGTCATTATAGATGCACCAGCAACGCTACTTAATTCTACAGGAAACACGGTGTGTTCTATGCTTGTTACTAGACTAGTAGAAGGTAAGAATTGGTTGAAACAAGATAAAAAAATTGCTAGCGAAACGAGTATATAA
- a CDS encoding YhbD family protein, with translation MDEDLITKKELLEVTNVSYGQLYRWKRKNLIPEEWFIKKSSYTGQETYFPRLKILDRIEKILNMKDGISLDDLAQMFSPQLADVFLSEDDLLTKNIVTRQTLTTYKNIYGEIKIFSFQKILYILLLEKSLLSGNVSIDESKLMLETLEENYTLLDGKNCEVIIIRKFGITLCFLITKPNEFYIDKYSKIILGLNISSCIEELKIKM, from the coding sequence ATGGACGAGGATTTAATAACAAAAAAAGAATTACTCGAGGTCACTAATGTTTCCTATGGACAGTTATATAGATGGAAAAGAAAGAACCTTATACCTGAAGAATGGTTTATAAAAAAATCCAGCTATACTGGTCAAGAAACCTACTTTCCAAGGTTAAAAATATTAGACAGGATAGAAAAGATTTTAAATATGAAGGATGGCATATCATTAGATGACCTGGCACAAATGTTTTCACCACAATTAGCAGATGTATTTTTAAGTGAAGATGATTTATTAACCAAGAACATTGTTACAAGGCAAACATTAACAACATATAAAAATATCTATGGAGAGATAAAAATATTTTCTTTTCAAAAAATCTTATATATTTTATTATTAGAAAAAAGCTTATTATCAGGGAATGTATCCATAGATGAAAGTAAACTTATGTTAGAGACTTTAGAAGAGAATTATACATTGTTGGATGGGAAAAATTGCGAGGTGATTATTATACGCAAATTTGGAATCACGTTATGTTTTTTAATAACAAAGCCAAATGAATTTTATATAGACAAGTATTCAAAAATAATATTAGGACTTAATATTTCATCGTGCATTGAAGAACTTAAAATTAAGATGTAA
- a CDS encoding helix-turn-helix domain-containing protein has product MSIGNKIRNYRQQINMNISKLAEVTGLSCGFISQVENDKVSLSLESLKKISSTLKIPIKNFLEDQLFKPELVRKDFRPKMKLAEGPEVEVLSAAFGRQLQVLMVNLPSGYQAGNSTHTHDGEEFITVLIGKVKITQGDFSSTLEVGDSIHLDSTYPHLCQNVDDTPAKVIIALTPPTLLPICKIDDN; this is encoded by the coding sequence ATGTCTATCGGAAATAAAATTAGAAATTACAGGCAACAAATAAATATGAACATTTCCAAATTAGCTGAGGTCACTGGATTATCATGTGGGTTTATCAGCCAAGTTGAAAATGATAAAGTCTCTCTTTCATTAGAAAGTCTTAAGAAAATTTCTTCAACGCTTAAAATCCCAATAAAAAACTTTCTAGAAGATCAATTATTTAAACCAGAGCTCGTAAGGAAAGATTTTAGGCCAAAAATGAAGTTAGCAGAGGGCCCCGAAGTAGAGGTATTATCAGCAGCTTTTGGTCGTCAATTACAAGTATTAATGGTTAATCTTCCTTCAGGTTATCAAGCAGGTAATAGCACTCATACCCATGATGGTGAAGAATTTATTACTGTACTAATAGGAAAAGTTAAAATAACACAAGGTGATTTCTCATCTACCCTAGAAGTAGGAGATAGTATTCACCTAGATAGTACCTACCCTCACCTTTGTCAAAATGTTGATGATACTCCAGCTAAAGTTATTATAGCCCTAACTCCTCCAACACTATTACCAATTTGTAAAATTGATGATAATTAA
- a CDS encoding DAPG hydrolase family protein, whose protein sequence is MKDLKTELTSEEQMKTYSKYFYKPLAIPNPELMDILKLGPMDPAKALMPENINELLDPSYHEVENGYCVLPNGAAYVAVNNKFPGVTVEMINWWFAWHALEDMRYMLWFKKGHYGISISDEDRAIILDPETKMIQKFQGRTHNVIEDAGGGPEDIQITFLTPEELGFDMVRFKSPAVGTVIGANGISSRRAGGPKSPAIMTHFVREISGGVEFRSRFWLGYHMVDKKPVKMIPDGIQIPIQVAMGLAFHNVQEYSNLASFLPSLYEEMEEKIF, encoded by the coding sequence ATGAAAGATCTAAAGACAGAATTAACATCCGAGGAACAAATGAAAACGTATTCTAAGTATTTTTATAAACCACTTGCTATTCCAAATCCGGAATTAATGGATATTCTTAAACTAGGACCAATGGACCCAGCTAAGGCTTTAATGCCAGAAAACATAAATGAACTTCTTGATCCATCATATCATGAGGTTGAAAATGGTTATTGTGTTCTTCCAAATGGAGCTGCTTATGTTGCTGTTAACAATAAGTTCCCAGGAGTAACTGTTGAAATGATAAATTGGTGGTTCGCATGGCATGCACTTGAGGATATGAGGTACATGCTTTGGTTTAAAAAGGGTCATTATGGGATATCGATTAGCGATGAAGATAGAGCAATAATACTTGATCCAGAAACTAAAATGATTCAAAAGTTTCAAGGGCGTACACATAATGTTATAGAAGATGCTGGTGGCGGGCCTGAGGATATACAGATTACATTTTTAACTCCTGAAGAATTGGGTTTTGATATGGTTAGATTTAAATCACCTGCTGTAGGTACAGTAATTGGCGCAAATGGAATTTCTAGCAGGCGAGCTGGTGGTCCTAAATCACCGGCTATAATGACACACTTTGTGCGAGAAATTTCCGGAGGAGTAGAGTTTCGTTCAAGGTTCTGGTTAGGATACCATATGGTGGATAAAAAACCTGTTAAAATGATTCCAGATGGTATACAGATTCCTATTCAAGTAGCGATGGGACTAGCTTTCCACAATGTTCAAGAATACAGTAATTTAGCATCTTTCCTACCAAGTTTATATGAAGAAATGGAAGAAAAAATATTTTAG
- a CDS encoding pyridoxamine 5'-phosphate oxidase family protein: MNEILKFITDAKVFYLATVEGDKPRVRPFGFAMEHEGKIYFCTSNEKNVCKQLVSNPYFEVSTMSEKGQWIRLQGKAVFDKSLEAKAKVFEVMPSLADVYKTPENPIFEVFYVGEAVATLYSFSDAPRVIKL; the protein is encoded by the coding sequence ATGAACGAAATATTGAAATTTATAACAGATGCTAAAGTATTCTATCTTGCAACAGTTGAGGGTGACAAACCAAGAGTACGTCCATTCGGATTTGCTATGGAACATGAAGGTAAAATCTATTTTTGTACAAGCAATGAAAAAAATGTATGTAAACAACTTGTTTCAAATCCATATTTTGAAGTATCTACTATGTCAGAAAAGGGTCAATGGATAAGATTACAGGGTAAAGCAGTATTTGATAAAAGTTTGGAAGCAAAAGCTAAAGTATTCGAAGTTATGCCAAGTTTAGCAGATGTGTATAAAACTCCAGAAAATCCTATTTTTGAAGTCTTTTATGTAGGAGAAGCAGTAGCAACATTATATTCCTTCTCAGATGCTCCGAGAGTAATTAAATTATAA
- a CDS encoding ferritin family protein: MSIYGVTKGTKFEEQVDKNGKGEEQGASMYAGLAFLAKERGLDEISEILLKIATDEMCHAGIYEVLNGHTNQDIFELLKKIAPAESNAFEGLNQFAGKVRGIGLEDAAKQIEAIALDERRHGELLKNIVDKQSK; encoded by the coding sequence ATGAGTATTTATGGAGTTACGAAAGGTACGAAATTTGAAGAACAAGTAGATAAAAATGGGAAAGGTGAAGAACAAGGTGCATCAATGTACGCTGGTTTAGCATTCCTTGCTAAGGAAAGAGGTCTTGATGAAATATCAGAAATCCTTCTAAAAATAGCGACAGATGAAATGTGTCATGCAGGAATATATGAAGTTCTTAATGGTCACACCAACCAAGATATTTTTGAATTATTAAAAAAGATTGCACCAGCTGAGAGCAATGCTTTTGAAGGGTTAAATCAGTTTGCAGGTAAGGTACGAGGTATTGGACTTGAAGATGCTGCAAAACAAATAGAAGCAATTGCATTAGACGAACGTCGTCATGGGGAATTACTCAAGAATATAGTTGATAAGCAGTCTAAATAA
- a CDS encoding response regulator transcription factor translates to MAKKIYLVEDEISLNLLLEKYLEREGYEVTTFSTGNPAIARIEDMPDLWILDIMLPDIDGYEIIKAIKSFNKNTPVIFMSARNEELDRVVGLELGSDDYLSKPFLPRELIIRTNKLLERISGTTKADVTSISDDLNMAGYCISKKQRTVFIGSDEIILTKKEFELLYYFIENKNNLISREQILDNVWGDDYFGSDRVVDDVIRRLRKKIDKFTIETVYGYGYKLVYKS, encoded by the coding sequence TTGGCAAAAAAAATATATCTTGTTGAAGATGAAATAAGTTTAAATCTTTTACTTGAAAAATACTTGGAACGTGAAGGTTACGAAGTAACTACTTTTTCTACAGGTAATCCTGCAATAGCAAGAATTGAGGATATGCCTGATCTTTGGATATTAGATATAATGCTTCCAGATATTGATGGTTATGAAATTATTAAAGCCATTAAGTCTTTTAATAAAAATACTCCTGTTATTTTTATGTCTGCAAGAAATGAGGAACTTGATCGTGTGGTTGGCCTTGAGCTTGGTAGCGATGATTATTTGTCAAAACCATTTTTACCTAGAGAACTTATTATTAGAACTAATAAACTTTTAGAGAGAATTTCTGGCACAACTAAAGCAGATGTTACATCAATAAGTGATGACTTAAACATGGCAGGATATTGTATTAGCAAAAAACAAAGAACTGTTTTTATAGGAAGCGACGAGATTATTTTAACTAAAAAAGAATTTGAGCTACTATATTATTTTATTGAAAATAAAAATAATTTGATATCTAGAGAACAGATATTAGATAATGTATGGGGCGATGATTACTTTGGTTCAGATAGAGTTGTTGATGATGTTATAAGGCGCCTTAGAAAAAAAATAGATAAATTCACAATAGAAACAGTATATGGTTATGGATATAAATTGGTTTACAAATCATGA
- a CDS encoding DedA family protein produces the protein MVESLINMVILVMDKVGYLGVFAFMALESACIPIPSEAILPFGGYLSYTGRLSIIPTIILGTLGGTFGSILAYYLGKLGGRPLVEKYASFLHLSKSSLDKSDLYFKKYGEKIVFYSRLLPIVRTFISLPAGISNMDLKKFTVYTFLGSLIWSTLLGYTGYYMGAKWVMIRPWFHYADIVVVVVIVGLIGYKLMTIKKVKKL, from the coding sequence ATGGTAGAAAGTTTAATTAACATGGTAATTTTAGTTATGGATAAAGTGGGGTATTTAGGGGTTTTTGCATTTATGGCTCTTGAAAGCGCATGTATTCCAATACCTAGTGAGGCTATACTTCCTTTTGGAGGTTATTTAAGTTATACAGGAAGGCTGAGCATAATTCCAACAATAATTCTAGGAACGCTTGGAGGAACATTTGGTTCAATCTTAGCTTATTATTTAGGAAAATTAGGTGGAAGACCTCTAGTTGAGAAATACGCATCTTTTTTGCATTTGTCAAAATCAAGTTTAGATAAAAGTGATCTATACTTTAAAAAATATGGAGAGAAAATTGTATTTTATTCAAGGTTACTTCCTATAGTAAGAACTTTTATTTCACTCCCAGCAGGGATAAGTAATATGGATTTAAAAAAATTCACAGTATATACATTTTTGGGTTCATTAATTTGGAGTACTTTACTTGGGTATACTGGTTATTACATGGGGGCAAAGTGGGTTATGATTAGGCCGTGGTTTCATTATGCAGATATTGTTGTGGTAGTCGTAATAGTAGGACTTATAGGATACAAATTAATGACAATAAAAAAAGTGAAAAAATTGTAA
- a CDS encoding polymer-forming cytoskeletal protein, producing the protein MENMNNNLKMSGSGISGGGKYNDVFISGSGKITGDLDCVYFKTSGSSKVIGNLKAETIKISGSSKIEGNVEVKDIKISGSTHVIGNLKSENVSISGSTHIDGNLYAQEVNISGSVIVGKNCEAECFKANGGFKIQELLNAGQITIRLGGNCFVKEIGGEHIDIRVNPMNNSIFRKAIDKIFNTKAELTTDLIEGDDIYLQNTNVNIVRGNNITIGTGCNIGLIEYKDEINISDSSIVKDQKKI; encoded by the coding sequence ATGGAAAATATGAATAATAATTTAAAAATGTCAGGATCAGGAATCTCAGGTGGAGGAAAATATAATGATGTATTTATAAGCGGATCTGGGAAAATCACTGGTGATTTAGACTGTGTTTACTTTAAAACTAGTGGTTCCTCAAAAGTTATAGGTAACCTAAAAGCAGAAACTATAAAGATTAGTGGTTCTTCAAAAATTGAAGGTAATGTAGAAGTAAAAGACATTAAGATAAGTGGATCAACTCATGTCATAGGTAATCTTAAAAGTGAGAACGTAAGCATAAGCGGGTCAACTCATATAGACGGAAACCTATACGCACAAGAGGTTAATATATCAGGCTCAGTAATTGTAGGAAAAAATTGTGAAGCAGAATGTTTTAAGGCTAATGGTGGTTTTAAAATACAAGAATTATTAAATGCGGGACAAATAACTATTAGACTGGGTGGTAACTGTTTTGTTAAAGAAATTGGGGGCGAGCATATTGACATAAGAGTTAATCCTATGAACAACTCTATATTTAGAAAAGCAATTGACAAAATTTTCAATACCAAAGCTGAATTAACTACAGATCTAATAGAAGGAGATGATATCTATCTTCAAAACACAAATGTTAATATAGTAAGAGGAAATAATATTACAATAGGTACAGGTTGTAATATTGGTCTCATAGAGTATAAAGATGAGATTAATATTTCAGACTCCTCTATAGTTAAAGATCAAAAGAAGATATAA
- a CDS encoding DNA-3-methyladenine glycosylase, with product MKLTREFYARETLQVARELLGKVLVNDVDGVVVKGRIVETEAYIGSIDKACHAYGGKHTPRVETLYGMPGIAYVYFIYGMYHCFNVITKEKGIPEGVLIRAIEPIQGLDEMSKLRFKKDYNELTKAQVKNLTTGPSKLCIAMHINKENNQQDLCTSELYIEESMDKEEIQIIEAKRIGINYAEEAADFLWRFYIKDNICVSVK from the coding sequence ATGAAACTTACTAGAGAATTTTATGCAAGAGAGACTTTGCAGGTTGCAAGAGAACTATTAGGAAAAGTACTTGTGAATGATGTGGATGGAGTAGTTGTAAAGGGAAGGATAGTTGAAACGGAGGCCTACATAGGGTCAATAGATAAGGCTTGCCATGCTTATGGAGGAAAACATACACCTAGAGTTGAAACTTTATATGGCATGCCTGGCATAGCATATGTATATTTTATTTATGGAATGTATCATTGTTTTAATGTAATAACAAAAGAAAAAGGGATACCAGAAGGTGTTTTAATAAGAGCCATTGAACCAATTCAAGGGTTAGATGAAATGTCAAAGTTAAGATTTAAGAAGGATTATAATGAATTAACGAAAGCGCAAGTTAAAAATTTAACAACAGGCCCATCTAAGTTATGTATAGCTATGCATATAAATAAAGAAAATAATCAGCAAGATTTGTGTACAAGTGAATTATATATTGAAGAGTCAATGGATAAAGAAGAAATACAAATTATAGAAGCTAAGAGAATTGGCATTAATTATGCAGAGGAAGCAGCAGACTTTTTATGGAGATTTTATATAAAAGACAATATTTGTGTATCTGTTAAATAG
- a CDS encoding LysR family transcriptional regulator translates to MISYKRITLLQIDYFFAIAKYLNFTEAAKSLYVSQPSLSKQIAILESEIGVQLFYRTKRDVRLTPAGVVLFKELSGISERIERAIEKSRKPDLGENGTITIGCLEAMDTSIFLPIIVKKFKEKYPSVNVVFERHTFKMLREKLINGTLDIIFTLSFEINDSLGLLWENVYKQNSSIVMDASNPLSHKKDLVFEDFKDENFIMISRHETPNGFDGIISLCRKHGFTPKIVKELPNVESLLLCVESGLGISLVDSNIRMHDNENFKFFKLKDDFISVVMAWQKENMNPVVPLFTNNVLN, encoded by the coding sequence ATTATAAGTTATAAAAGAATAACTTTACTTCAAATTGATTATTTTTTTGCTATAGCAAAATACCTCAACTTTACAGAAGCTGCAAAGTCGTTGTACGTTTCACAACCTTCTTTGAGTAAGCAAATTGCTATTCTAGAAAGTGAAATAGGTGTTCAGCTTTTTTATAGAACAAAACGCGATGTTCGTTTAACACCAGCTGGTGTTGTTCTTTTTAAGGAATTAAGTGGTATATCTGAACGTATCGAAAGAGCTATAGAAAAGTCAAGAAAACCTGATTTGGGTGAAAATGGTACTATTACTATTGGTTGTTTAGAGGCTATGGATACAAGTATATTTTTACCTATAATTGTAAAAAAATTTAAAGAAAAATATCCTAGTGTGAATGTTGTTTTTGAGAGGCATACTTTTAAAATGCTAAGAGAAAAACTTATTAATGGGACGTTAGATATAATATTTACACTTTCTTTTGAAATTAATGATTCTCTTGGATTACTCTGGGAAAATGTATATAAACAAAACAGTAGTATTGTAATGGACGCATCCAATCCTTTATCTCACAAAAAGGACTTAGTATTTGAAGATTTTAAAGATGAAAATTTTATTATGATTTCAAGACATGAAACACCTAACGGATTTGATGGAATAATAAGTCTATGTAGGAAGCATGGGTTTACTCCTAAGATTGTGAAAGAGCTTCCAAATGTAGAGTCCCTACTTTTATGTGTAGAGTCAGGACTTGGAATTTCACTAGTTGATAGTAACATTAGAATGCATGATAACGAGAATTTTAAATTTTTTAAATTGAAAGATGATTTTATAAGTGTAGTTATGGCTTGGCAAAAGGAAAATATGAATCCGGTGGTTCCATTATTCACTAATAACGTTTTAAATTAG